GGAGTATAAGGTAAGTGTATTTCTAATAAAGCTTCATTATGTGATTATAATTCTGTAAACTTTAATTATACCTTAGGGTTAAACCGGTGGTTTTGGCTGATGCTAATGCTCTCTTCTGTTTGAGTGTTCTGAATTGGACTTCATTCTGCCTGGGCTGAAAAAAACTGCATATaagttcagtgtgtgtgcaggacTGAACTGTTGTAGGCTTAACTACAAGAAATATATAACACAGTTTTTCTTGTTGTAACAAAATAAGTGAATTCAAAGTGGCCTGCTTTAAAGTTTTTCTGTATATGGACTGTAGAAACTGGGTAGTCGTTTTTGAAACtctttataatataaaaacaatatactACATACTTTAAGGCTAGGATATATTTTTCTCTGATATGGTCCCTTTTAACCTTCCTTGTGATTGTGTGCAGGCATTTCTTTACACTGCATAACTCTAGGGAGACTGTCTCAGATGTTTTTGTCTTTCCTAACAGATATTTGTGCGCAAGCTTCGTAAAGCCTATGGTAAAGCTGAGTGGGGTAGTGTGGAGAAGCTTAGAGACAATAAGCCTGCTTACAAACTGGACCACATTGTAAAGGAAAGGTGAGGAAATAGGTTAAACCTTTTTTGTACGGTAGATGGCGCCATTACACTTTACAGTCCGGCTGCGAGGATCACGTAGATTGTCCATGAACTGATGAACATTTCATAATAATTATTCATCATTTTTTAGATATCCTACTTTTGTTGATGCTCTCCGGGACGTTGATGATGctctctgcatgtgtttcctgttCTCCACGTTCGCTCGTACGGGGAAGTGCCATGTCCAGATGATCCAGCTGTGCCGTAGACTAAGTGTAGAATGGATGAACTATATTGTTGCCTCTCGCTCGCTCAGGAAGGTAACCGCCCCATACCCATACCCTATGTTGCACCTTCTCTGTATTGTTAGTGTTGTtaagtgtcttttttttttctttctttcttttcaaatAGCACTgaatcattaaaataattttcactAAGATGTTTATCTACATGCTCCTTTTTTTGTTACACCTAAATTAGTCCATTTCAACAGTGGGTGGTATTTCTATATGAAAACAACCTATGATCATCCATGTTATTCGCTGATTGGATTGTTCCATAAACTTTCCAGTTCCTCACTGCTAGTGTTTCCGGCAAGGCAAATGACTTTCACTGCTATTCTcttgatattttttatttatttatttttttgtttacaccTATGTTTTTATTGTCATGAATGCCCAACACTTCTTTCTTTTATATTCcatcaaattatattttatgtttgagTTCTGCCTTTTTAAAACCACCAGCCTGCCTATGTTCTCTTTTCTGGTCTTTTAACAGGTCTTTCTGTCCATCAAAGGAATTTATTACCAGGCAGAAGTGCTGGGACAAACCATCACATGGCTCGTACCTTTTCAGTTTGCTCATGACGTAAGTGAAGAGCCTGTGTGTTGACTTGAATCAACAGGCTGTGTTtaaattgatttgtttattacatCAGTACAGCAGTATGTCTCCCAGCCTTATTAGTTTGACCAAATGTTCAGTTTTGAAAAATCGTCCTTTTTGCTTCTTTCAGAATTGTTTCACTGTGGTACCTAGTGCTCATTATACAGACATTATAAGAATGACCAATGTTAGACAGTCCTGATTTATAACCTAGCAAGGTGCCACAGAGGACACCACTGTATAATGCAGATAAGTTCATAACGGATGTAATaatagtttgttttattttgatcaGATTGTTACTTTTTAATTATGTCTAAAAAaatttggggggggggtcataCAGAGTCCTTTAGAACAAACTTATGTGATATTCTACATGAAGAATACTCTTAGAAATTTTTAAATGGCAATTCAGGTGTCATTTCACTTTTTGGACAAGTGAGATATGAATTGATATACaatatggccaaatgtttttgGGATTTAACTTTACATCCATGTCTATCCTGATTTCAGATATATTTTCATCTTGTTGAATCTAAACATTCAGCAGCAGATTTTATCAAAGAACACATTCTGAAAAAAAGATAAGGGGGGGGGGTCGGGGGGTCATTAAGAGAGGTGGGGGTGTCATCATGGTAGAGGTAAAATTGGTAAACTGTGTAAATTGTTGTAAATGGTTAATGGAAACCTTTTTCCTTCTTGAGTTATCAAACATTTATATCTAGttctggaaaagggcataaatATTAGCGCGTCTCTTCCTCATGTTTTGCAGCCTGGATTGTTTTACTGCATCACTAATGGTGACTTTTCCATCACATGGGTCTGACTGTACATGGCTCAGCACACTGTAAGCTccttgcttttccactggcagggcttcCCCGCGTAATGGAACTGGTGACTTTGAAAAACCGGAAAACAGGAattgctggctttgaaaaccacaatgcCGGCAGTAAAGCTAGGCGCTTTTTCCTCGTTGTGGACTAAACGCATTTTTCctccccagttctcacagatagTTTTACTTGCATGTTCGTAATTCACTGGAAATCTTTATCTGCCATCaacccaaggagcatataaactcCTTCTGAACAacttgaggtaaagttacgagctgccattgtgagtccgataaaaaataaatgtgaaagctgctgtaacatcagagattttacaagctgcgaGTTTGTGCTGAGCTCTGCATCtggtggtgattgacatggctctggccaatcaacTCAGCACGGTTGGAATCCAGAGTGAATTGGGACTGAAAACgtacccagttccagggaccaggtaccagatttggccagtggaaaagcaaaaagccGTGCAGAGTTAAGGAGTGTTGTGTAGGTTCTATGCTGTGGATTAGTGCCATAAATATGCTTATACTGAAAGTAAATGTAAGTACTATTTGTCCAGATGGTGTGATGAAAGGTTATCAGTAAGTTATATTCACCTATGGGAAGATAACACAAACTATGGGTGATTAGACATCTTTCGCGTATCAGTGGCAACATGTTTAGTGTTAAAGGTTGTTCTATAAAATGGAATTCATAAGAAGTGATAGGACTTCCATGGTAGTGGTGAATTACCACTTGTAAAgttctttgtttctgtttttatcttTGTGTACAGCACCCCACTGATGTAGACTACAGAGTTATGGCCACTTTCACAGAGTTCTACACCACACTGCTTGGCTTTGTCAACTACCGTCTCTACCAGACACTCAATCTTGTCTACCCCCCTAAGGTAAATCACACTTGCACTGAAATTCTCTAATTCCAGTTCTTTTACTGCCAAATGTTGCATCATTAAATATGTGACAAAGTGGTGTTTTAAATCAGTTGTCTCTTTAAATCGCATCAGTCCAGTGATGTCCAGCTTGGAGAGTAAGAGAAAGTTTACAGTTTAGAGCAAAGAGTCATGCTTAGTTAAACAAGTGACTGTTTAGTACAGAGAAGCAAGCTTGAGGCCGCAGGGCTGCCGGTTGAATCCCGGGGGCAAGCAAGGAAAAATTCATTCATGGCTGAAATGCCCTTGAggaaggcacctaaccccccgAGCTGCTTCTTGGGCATCGAGGAGGTTGGCAACCAAGGAATCTCCCTAAGGAGATAAATAAAGTTGTTTCTTCCTAAAGGCAACTTTAGTGCAAGTCCAAATACATATTATTGCCTATGCATTTAGAATGGGATATCATAAAAATAGGTGTCCCAGTACTTTTTGTCTATATAATGTCCTGTAGGGAACTGTTTTGGGGATAACTTAATTTTtaagatatttatttaaatgaattcatgattgattcacttttgtttctgtttacGTCTGCAGCTATAGCAGCTTACAGTGTTGGATAATACTTTGCATTTGATTTTAACATTACAAAATTATTTCAgttgaatatatattttcagaagGATCACACCTTTTTAAATTCTCTATAATTTAAATACTTTTTCATTatctgttgctttttttttaattaaatatgtctGGAGGTGAATCGTTTTGCCTTAGCTGTGAAATGATTTTGGGCTTGTCATTTTTTCTCCTTTGTTTTAGCTTGATGGAAAAGGAGAAACTGAGCTCAAAGCAGAATTTGAAGAAGATTATGCCATGGATTCAGAAAGCTATTTGGAGGTTTGAATTCCAGTTTCCCCAGCATTTTCTGCTGACATTTCTTTTGATAATTCAAGTATTTCATTGAGACTAATTTTTCTATCTGCTAGAAATTGTCTGCTCTGAGTGCCAGTCTTGCACGTGTGGTCTCTTCAGTGGAAGAGGAGGAAGCGGAGCTAGACCAGTTTCCTACTGAAGGGGTGAGACAAATACAGATCTTAACACACCAAGTACCATATAGTACAAGAATGGTcccatttttaataaaaaaaaatgtttgtaaaactTTGTCAAAAACACATAATTAATAACagatttagtaaaaaaaataattttaaatgtaatgcaGTATAAATGATTATAACAGGTACAGGAAAGGATGTCAGGGTAAAGTGATTTTTAGGGACCTCCCTAAAATACCCAGACCACACCTTGGGCAAAAAATGTCTTGTGACAATTCTAAAGCACTTGGACCACACTGGCGGGGCAAGGAACTGCTCTGGGAAATCCCTGAAGTGCTCAAATTGAATTGAAATACATAAATTGACTGAATAAGGGGCTTTAAGGGCATCAGGGCATTCCTAGCTGTCATTGttgtatatattataaaataaatgaaagcttTCTAATCTTTAAGGGTGTGAACCAGCTTATGGTTCTGTTCTGTTATACATATACATCTGTATCTTTTCAGATTGAATAAGAGCTGTGCAAAGAGCTTTGTTGTGAATAAAGGCTTGCATGTGCTAATTGCTTGTGGATCCTCCTTGATTTCACACCTTGTCTTTTAGGTGTTACACTGGAGATCTGGTCACTATGGTTACCCAGTCAGAATATTACCAAACAGTATAATGTTTTCTAATGAGTTTCTAATGCAATCTATTGCTCTCTTTTCACCTTATGTCTTTCCTTCCTATTTCTACATCCTCAGGAAGACATGGAGAAGATGGAGGCGAGTATGAAAGCCCAGCAGGAGCAGGACAGACAGAAGAAGCTCTTTGAAGGGCTCAAGTTCTTCCTAAACAGAGAAGTGCCCAGAGAATCTCTGGCCTTTGTTCtaaggtgtgtgtttttgtgtcacTTCAGACACAATTCTTATTCAAGGAAgctttgtaaataaacagacataaataaatacagcacaTTGCAAAATGTCATGCATAATTACAGTTTACTTgctgaattaaatatttttgaaacagTAACATGTGGCCTGTCATGTACGCTGATAAGCCATTTAATACTAACTTTTTTTCATTGACCATGGACTTGCCCTGcctcctgttcttcagtggtctcGACTCtcacagggccaccacagaggTGTTGTTACTGGGTAACACCTCAGGGTTTGAAGAACAGGATAAAAGAGGGCAAAAATATAAGTTGTAAAGATACACTTTGCTCTTTTATGGACCATGGAGCTGATGAACAATGTGTAGAAACCAGGAGGTGTTAATGATGTTATTGTGGTTTGATAAACAACTTCAGTGTAAAGGATTGTTTATGGAATaattaaaaagtaaattaaatatttttacttaaTTTGACCAGTTTGTTGTAACAATTTTATAGTTTAGAATGTCTTGATGGAGTTTCaatttagtttgtttgttttcttgttatTATTTCTGAAACTTCACAGATATCCAAGTATACTTTTGTAAAAatcttttgttctctctctttctctctatattGTTCTTTATTCCTCCCTGGCACTCtgtattttctctctttctgcacaTCCGTTTGCAGATGCTTTGGAGCCCAGGTTTCCTGGGATAAATCCATGTGTATTGGCAGCACATATGATGTCACAGATGAAACAATCACACACCACATAGTGGACAGACCCAGTCTGGAGAAACAGTACATGAACAGGTGAGACATTGTGTAGATTTTATCTCTTCATATCATTTAAATATACTC
This window of the Hoplias malabaricus isolate fHopMal1 chromosome Y, fHopMal1.hap1, whole genome shotgun sequence genome carries:
- the LOC136679193 gene encoding pescadillo; the encoded protein is MGGLQKKKYESGSVTNYISRNKARKKLGLSLADFRRLCILKGIYPHEPKHKKKINKGSTAQRTFYLLKDIRFLLHEPIVGKFREYKIFVRKLRKAYGKAEWGSVEKLRDNKPAYKLDHIVKERYPTFVDALRDVDDALCMCFLFSTFARTGKCHVQMIQLCRRLSVEWMNYIVASRSLRKVFLSIKGIYYQAEVLGQTITWLVPFQFAHDHPTDVDYRVMATFTEFYTTLLGFVNYRLYQTLNLVYPPKLDGKGETELKAEFEEDYAMDSESYLEKLSALSASLARVVSSVEEEEAELDQFPTEGEDMEKMEASMKAQQEQDRQKKLFEGLKFFLNREVPRESLAFVLRCFGAQVSWDKSMCIGSTYDVTDETITHHIVDRPSLEKQYMNRYYIQPQWVYDSVNAKMLLPVEDYFLGVTLPPHLSPFVEEKEGEYIPPEKLKLLSLQRGEGPEQEKDEEEDDDDEEEDGDEEDEEEDDDENDDEEEEAESKLKDMEEKRSQGKALSVKVTPGKAKLENRQRLEQEEQAEEKRLAIMMMKKKDKYLYNKIMFGKKRNIREANKMAAKRKALDEASKSDRKKKAKKQ